One Rhizobiales bacterium GAS188 DNA window includes the following coding sequences:
- a CDS encoding transcriptional regulator, GntR family yields the protein MKVNATNIGEMASASDVIFEALREAINNGELAEGETLRQDQIARLFNVSRIPVREALARLEEHGLVETQRYRGAVVSSLSPKEIAEIFEFRALLEPQVIQHSVERMSAETLAMAKTYCKAFATEKDSSKWGELNRNFHSSLYKDSGRPYYLQVINAALDQVDRYLRAQLVLTHGMARARREHQLILDACIERDAARAAALTRDHIMGASRSLIEFLESTNKRKQEALGS from the coding sequence TTGAAGGTGAATGCAACCAATATCGGGGAGATGGCGTCGGCTTCGGATGTGATCTTCGAGGCGCTTCGGGAGGCCATCAACAATGGCGAGCTCGCCGAGGGCGAGACATTGCGCCAGGACCAGATCGCCCGGCTGTTCAATGTCAGCCGCATTCCGGTGCGCGAGGCGCTCGCCCGGCTCGAGGAGCATGGGCTGGTCGAGACGCAACGCTATCGCGGCGCCGTCGTCTCCTCGCTATCGCCGAAGGAGATCGCCGAGATCTTCGAATTCCGGGCCTTGCTCGAGCCGCAGGTCATCCAGCATTCGGTGGAGCGGATGTCGGCAGAAACGCTTGCTATGGCGAAAACCTATTGCAAGGCCTTCGCGACCGAGAAGGATTCGTCGAAATGGGGCGAGCTGAACCGCAACTTCCATTCGAGCCTCTACAAGGATTCAGGGCGCCCCTATTACCTGCAGGTGATCAACGCGGCGCTCGACCAGGTGGATCGCTATCTGCGCGCCCAGCTGGTGCTGACCCACGGCATGGCGCGGGCGCGGCGCGAGCATCAGCTGATCCTCGACGCCTGCATCGAGCGGGACGCTGCGCGCGCCGCCGCATTGACCCGCGACCACATCATGGGCGCCAGCCGCTCGCTCATCGAGTTCCTGGAGAGCACCAATAAGCGCAAGCAGGAAGCGTTGGGGTCCTGA
- a CDS encoding amino acid ABC transporter substrate-binding protein, PAAT family, giving the protein MRMKTALIAAGILGLAASLPAKADKLDDIIASGKLRCAVTLDFPPMGFRDEKNNPAGFDVDTCNDLAKVLGAKAEIVETPFPDRIPALVSGRADIGVASTSDTLERAKTIGFSVPYFAFKMVVLTKKDAGIDSYDSLKGHKTGSTSGTFEALALEGDVKKWGDQKGSFRPYQTQADVFLAMTQGQIEATVVTNTVAQAIVKSGKYKDFVVKGDAPYVTDYVCLIALRQDQGMLNYLNLFVNQQVRTGRYKELFDKWVGGDLPDLTVKGVYR; this is encoded by the coding sequence ATGAGAATGAAAACTGCGCTGATCGCCGCCGGGATTCTCGGACTGGCCGCAAGCCTGCCGGCGAAGGCCGACAAGCTCGACGACATCATCGCATCGGGAAAGCTGCGCTGCGCCGTGACGCTCGATTTCCCGCCGATGGGTTTTCGCGACGAGAAGAACAACCCGGCCGGCTTCGACGTCGACACCTGCAATGATCTCGCCAAGGTGCTCGGCGCCAAGGCGGAGATCGTCGAAACGCCGTTTCCCGATCGTATCCCGGCGCTGGTCTCGGGCCGCGCCGATATCGGCGTCGCCTCTACCTCCGATACGCTCGAGCGCGCCAAGACGATCGGCTTCTCGGTCCCCTATTTCGCCTTCAAGATGGTGGTGCTGACCAAGAAGGATGCCGGCATCGACAGCTATGACAGCCTGAAGGGCCATAAGACGGGCTCGACCTCGGGCACCTTCGAGGCCCTGGCGCTCGAGGGCGACGTCAAGAAATGGGGAGACCAGAAGGGGTCGTTCCGTCCCTACCAGACCCAGGCCGATGTCTTCCTTGCCATGACGCAAGGCCAGATCGAAGCGACCGTCGTCACCAATACGGTGGCTCAGGCCATCGTCAAATCCGGCAAATACAAGGACTTCGTGGTCAAGGGCGATGCCCCCTACGTCACCGATTATGTCTGCCTCATCGCGCTGCGCCAGGATCAGGGCATGCTGAACTATCTCAACCTGTTCGTGAACCAGCAGGTGCGCACCGGCCGTTACAAGGAGCTGTTCGACAAATGGGTCGGCGGCGACCTGCCGGATCTCACCGTCAAGGGCGTCTATCGCTGA
- a CDS encoding amino acid ABC transporter membrane protein 1, PAAT family has protein sequence MGRRRPAGSHRQGRLSLTHISKPQAVSAQSLAASADQHPKMLNYTFHWRPAFNALPDMLAGAVVTIEIAVLSMLIGTVIGVFLALGRMSANRTLYGLATAWIEVARNTPALFQIYMTYFGLGAFGLHLDSYLSLLIGIAFNNAGYLAETFRGGLRAVPPTQLRAARSLGMSAPSAFWHVVLPQMFRTAFHPMTNQMVWAVLMTSLGVVVGLNTDLTGVTQELNVRTFRTFEFFSIAAVLYYLISKAITLSARLAAYRLFRY, from the coding sequence ATGGGTCGGCGGCGACCTGCCGGATCTCACCGTCAAGGGCGTCTATCGCTGACGCATATTTCAAAGCCCCAGGCGGTGAGCGCGCAATCGCTCGCCGCCTCCGCAGACCAACACCCGAAGATGCTCAACTATACATTCCATTGGCGACCGGCCTTCAACGCCCTGCCCGACATGCTAGCGGGGGCGGTGGTGACGATCGAGATCGCCGTCCTGTCGATGCTGATCGGCACGGTCATCGGCGTCTTCCTGGCGCTCGGGCGCATGTCGGCCAATAGGACGCTCTATGGGCTCGCGACCGCATGGATCGAGGTCGCCCGCAATACGCCGGCTTTGTTCCAGATCTACATGACCTATTTCGGCCTCGGCGCCTTCGGCCTGCATCTCGATTCCTATCTCTCGCTGCTCATCGGCATCGCCTTCAACAATGCCGGTTATCTCGCCGAGACCTTCCGCGGCGGCCTGCGCGCCGTGCCGCCGACGCAGCTGCGCGCCGCCCGTTCGCTCGGCATGAGTGCCCCGAGCGCCTTCTGGCATGTGGTGCTGCCGCAGATGTTCCGGACCGCGTTCCACCCGATGACGAACCAGATGGTCTGGGCGGTCCTCATGACCTCGCTCGGCGTGGTCGTCGGGCTCAACACCGATCTGACCGGCGTCACCCAGGAACTCAATGTCAGGACCTTTCGCACATTCGAGTTCTTCTCTATCGCCGCCGTACTCTACTACCTGATCTCGAAGGCGATCACCCTGTCGGCGCGCCTCGCGGCCTACCGCCTGTTTCGCTATTGA
- a CDS encoding amino acid ABC transporter membrane protein 2, PAAT family produces the protein MFDTSLSWNDIGFLLEGAGVTLAITFWAVLGGTLLGVIFGLLRAVSPRWINLSLGAVLDVLRSVPLLIQFVLANSFKSILGISSSPFVIGCVVLALYTSSYCAEIVRGGILAVPVTTRRAARSLGLTYRQDLAWIVFPIALRVALPSWIGLTLGVMKDTALVLWIGIVELLRASQIIVTRIQEPLFVLSIAGAIYFLMSFPIGRLGARLEKRWREDD, from the coding sequence ATGTTCGACACATCGCTGTCCTGGAACGATATCGGCTTCCTCTTGGAGGGTGCGGGCGTCACGCTCGCCATCACCTTCTGGGCCGTGCTCGGAGGCACCTTGCTTGGCGTGATCTTCGGCCTGTTGCGGGCCGTCTCGCCCAGGTGGATCAACCTGTCGCTCGGCGCGGTGCTCGATGTGCTGCGCTCCGTGCCGCTCTTGATCCAGTTCGTTCTCGCCAATTCCTTCAAGTCGATCCTCGGCATCTCCTCATCGCCCTTCGTCATCGGCTGCGTGGTGCTGGCGCTCTACACCTCGTCCTATTGCGCCGAGATCGTGCGCGGCGGCATCCTGGCCGTGCCGGTGACGACGCGCCGCGCCGCGCGCTCGCTCGGCCTGACCTATCGCCAGGATCTCGCCTGGATCGTCTTCCCGATCGCCTTACGCGTGGCACTGCCGAGCTGGATCGGCCTGACGCTCGGCGTCATGAAGGATACGGCTCTGGTCCTGTGGATCGGCATCGTCGAGCTCTTGCGCGCCTCGCAGATCATCGTGACGCGCATCCAGGAGCCGCTCTTCGTCCTGTCGATCGCGGGCGCAATCTATTTTCTCATGAGTTTCCCGATCGGGCGCCTCGGAGCGCGGCTCGAGAAGAGGTGGCGCGAAGATGATTGA
- a CDS encoding amino acid ABC transporter ATP-binding protein, PAAT family, with translation MIEVDNVHKSFGDLEVVKGVSMTVDKSEVVSVIGGSGSGKSTLLMCINGLESIQSGKILVDGTEVHARGTDLNKLRRKIGIVFQQWNAFPHLTVLENVMLAPRKVLGMSKGEAEAVAVEQLRRVGLAEKLKVYPSKLSGGQQQRMAIARALAMSPDYMLFDEVTSALDPQLVGEVLDTMRMLSADGMTMIVVTHEMRFAREVSNRVAFFHEGRIHEIGDPRQIFDDPRKPETIAFLKSVL, from the coding sequence ATGATTGAAGTCGACAACGTCCATAAATCCTTCGGCGATCTCGAGGTCGTGAAGGGCGTGAGCATGACGGTCGACAAGAGCGAGGTCGTCTCCGTCATCGGCGGTTCCGGCTCCGGCAAATCGACGCTGCTGATGTGCATCAACGGCCTCGAATCGATCCAGAGCGGCAAGATCCTCGTCGACGGCACGGAGGTGCATGCGCGCGGCACCGACCTCAACAAGCTGCGGCGCAAGATCGGTATCGTGTTCCAGCAATGGAATGCCTTCCCGCATCTGACCGTGCTCGAAAACGTGATGCTCGCGCCGCGCAAGGTTCTCGGCATGAGCAAAGGCGAGGCCGAAGCCGTCGCGGTCGAGCAGCTGCGGCGCGTCGGATTGGCCGAGAAGCTGAAGGTCTACCCCTCGAAGCTGTCGGGCGGCCAGCAGCAGCGCATGGCGATCGCCCGGGCGCTCGCCATGTCGCCCGATTACATGCTGTTCGACGAGGTGACATCGGCGCTCGACCCGCAACTCGTCGGCGAGGTGCTCGACACGATGCGCATGCTGTCGGCCGATGGCATGACCATGATCGTCGTCACCCACGAGATGCGCTTCGCACGCGAGGTGTCGAACCGGGTGGCTTTCTTCCATGAAGGGAGGATCCACGAGATCGGCGATCCGCGACAAATCTTCGACGATCCGCGCAAGCCCGAGACCATCGCCTTCCTCAAATCCGTCCTTTGA
- a CDS encoding 4-hydroxy-tetrahydrodipicolinate synthase — translation MWTGVYPAVTAKFTAEDELDHKEMERCFALQIEAGVDGLIVNGSLGEGSMLSHEERLAVLKTARSVAGRKPVLMTIAEAATRNGAALGIKAAKAGASGLMVVPSTIYHTDPKETAAALRAVAEAADLPVMIYSNRVAYRVDVTPEVMEELAADARFVAIKESSDDIRRTIEIFNRLGNRYDVLTGVDNLAFEALALGAVGWVAGLVVAFPHETVAIWRLMQAKRYDEALAIYRWFRPLLDLDVSTYLVQNIKLAEVLAIGTTEHVRAPRQPLQGEQRAKVEKVVREALATRPQLAKAA, via the coding sequence ATGTGGACAGGTGTCTACCCCGCCGTCACCGCGAAATTCACCGCCGAGGACGAGCTCGACCATAAGGAGATGGAGCGTTGCTTCGCGCTCCAGATCGAGGCCGGCGTCGACGGCCTCATCGTCAACGGCTCGCTCGGCGAAGGCTCGATGCTCTCGCATGAGGAGCGCCTGGCGGTGCTCAAGACGGCCCGGTCCGTCGCCGGCCGCAAGCCCGTGCTGATGACCATTGCGGAGGCCGCGACGCGTAACGGCGCAGCGCTCGGCATCAAGGCTGCGAAGGCCGGCGCCTCGGGCCTCATGGTGGTGCCGAGCACCATTTACCACACCGATCCGAAGGAGACGGCGGCGGCGCTACGCGCGGTCGCCGAGGCCGCCGACCTGCCGGTGATGATCTATTCGAACCGCGTCGCCTACCGTGTCGACGTCACGCCGGAGGTCATGGAAGAGCTCGCCGCCGATGCGCGCTTCGTCGCCATCAAGGAATCCTCCGACGACATCCGCCGCACGATCGAGATCTTCAACCGGCTCGGCAACCGCTATGACGTGCTCACCGGTGTCGACAATCTCGCCTTCGAGGCGCTGGCGCTCGGCGCGGTCGGCTGGGTGGCAGGCCTCGTGGTCGCCTTCCCGCACGAAACCGTCGCCATCTGGCGGCTGATGCAGGCCAAGCGCTATGACGAGGCGCTCGCCATCTATCGCTGGTTCCGCCCGCTGCTCGATCTCGACGTCAGCACCTATCTGGTGCAGAACATCAAGCTTGCAGAAGTCCTTGCCATCGGCACGACCGAACATGTCCGTGCACCCCGTCAGCCGCTTCAGGGCGAACAGCGCGCCAAGGTCGAGAAGGTGGTGCGCGAGGCGCTCGCCACCCGCCCGCAGCTCGCCAAAGCTGCCTGA
- a CDS encoding D-amino-acid dehydrogenase — protein sequence MTEEVAIIGAGIVGLAIAFHLQAEGRRVRLFERGGVAEGASFGNAGAFAFSDVLPLASPGMLRKAPKWLLDPLGPLSIPPSYLPRIAPWLIRFWRASQPDRFRHSTKVQCALMRLSASAMGTMVAEAGLSGRVRSDGNLQLYESEAEFRASLPGWKARAEEGIPFEHVRGARLAELQPGLAPRFIAGSFTPHWQTVDDPYLFALALFDQVMARGATLARGEVVDIAPTQGGVHLRLADGGSAEAGHAVVAAGAWSRALTERLNERIPLETERGYNTTLPPCAFDLKRQLTFGGHGFVVTPLSTGIRVGGAVELGGLTLPPNFARSQAMLQKAAAFMPGLKTEGGKQWMGFRPSLPDTLPVIGASKVSARILYAFGHGHSGLTQSAATGQLIADLVARRQPRIPLDPFRPNRF from the coding sequence ATGACTGAAGAAGTCGCCATAATCGGCGCCGGTATCGTTGGCCTGGCGATCGCCTTCCATCTCCAGGCCGAGGGCCGACGGGTGCGGCTCTTCGAGCGCGGCGGCGTCGCCGAGGGAGCGAGCTTCGGCAATGCCGGGGCCTTCGCCTTCTCCGATGTGCTGCCGCTCGCCTCACCGGGCATGCTGCGCAAGGCGCCGAAATGGCTGCTCGACCCGCTGGGTCCGCTCTCCATTCCGCCATCCTATTTGCCGCGCATCGCGCCCTGGCTGATCCGCTTCTGGCGGGCGAGCCAGCCGGACCGGTTCCGCCACAGCACCAAGGTTCAGTGCGCGCTGATGCGGCTCTCCGCCAGCGCAATGGGAACGATGGTGGCGGAGGCCGGCCTCTCAGGCCGCGTGCGCAGCGACGGTAATCTGCAGCTCTATGAGAGCGAGGCGGAATTCCGGGCCTCGCTGCCGGGCTGGAAGGCGCGCGCCGAGGAAGGCATCCCGTTCGAGCATGTGCGCGGCGCAAGGCTCGCCGAGCTGCAGCCAGGGCTTGCCCCCCGCTTCATCGCCGGCAGCTTCACGCCGCACTGGCAGACGGTGGACGATCCATATCTCTTCGCCCTCGCGCTGTTCGATCAGGTGATGGCGCGCGGCGCCACCCTCGCGCGCGGCGAGGTCGTCGACATCGCGCCGACGCAGGGTGGCGTGCATCTCCGCCTAGCCGATGGCGGCAGCGCCGAGGCCGGGCACGCCGTGGTCGCGGCCGGGGCCTGGTCGCGGGCGCTGACCGAGCGCCTCAACGAGCGCATCCCGCTCGAGACCGAGCGCGGCTACAACACCACGCTGCCGCCCTGCGCCTTCGACCTCAAGCGCCAGCTCACCTTCGGCGGCCACGGCTTCGTCGTCACGCCGCTGTCGACCGGCATCCGCGTCGGCGGCGCGGTCGAGCTCGGGGGACTGACCCTGCCGCCGAACTTCGCGCGTTCGCAGGCCATGCTGCAGAAGGCCGCAGCCTTCATGCCGGGCCTGAAGACCGAAGGCGGCAAGCAATGGATGGGCTTTCGCCCGTCCTTGCCCGACACGCTCCCGGTCATTGGCGCGTCGAAGGTGTCCGCCCGTATCCTCTATGCGTTCGGCCACGGCCATTCCGGCCTTACACAGAGCGCCGCGACCGGTCAGCTGATCGCCGATCTCGTGGCGCGGCGCCAGCCCCGCATCCCGCTCGACCCGTTCCGCCCGAACCGCTTCTGA
- a CDS encoding 4-hydroxyproline epimerase: MARHSFFCIDGHTCGNPVRLVAGGGPQLNGATMIEKRAHFLKEYDWVRTGLMFEPRGHDMMSGSILYPPTRPDCDTAILFIETSGCLPMCGHGTIGTVTMAIEHGLITPKVPGVLRLDTPAGLVVAEYRQEGPYVEEVRITNVPAFLHAEGLTAQCPGLGEITVDVAYGGNFYAIVEPQERFRDMADFTAGDLVCMSPALRRALNEKYEFVHPEKPEIRGLSHILWTGAPRHKEAHARNAVFYGDKAIDRSPCGTGTSARMAHWAALGRLKIGDAFVHESIIGSLFKGKVEAAAKAGERDAIIPSIGGWARTTGYNTIFIDDRDPFAHGFVVV; this comes from the coding sequence ATGGCGCGACACAGCTTCTTCTGCATAGACGGCCATACTTGCGGCAACCCGGTGCGCCTCGTCGCCGGCGGCGGGCCGCAGCTCAACGGCGCGACCATGATCGAGAAGCGGGCGCATTTCCTCAAAGAGTATGACTGGGTCCGCACCGGGCTGATGTTCGAGCCGCGCGGCCACGACATGATGTCGGGCTCGATCCTCTATCCGCCGACAAGGCCCGATTGCGACACCGCCATCCTGTTCATCGAAACCTCCGGCTGCCTGCCCATGTGCGGCCACGGCACTATCGGCACCGTCACCATGGCGATCGAGCATGGGCTGATCACGCCGAAGGTTCCGGGTGTGCTGCGGCTCGATACGCCGGCCGGTCTCGTCGTCGCCGAATACCGGCAGGAAGGTCCCTATGTGGAGGAGGTGCGCATCACCAATGTGCCGGCCTTCCTGCATGCGGAGGGCCTCACCGCGCAATGCCCCGGCCTCGGCGAGATCACGGTCGACGTTGCCTATGGGGGGAATTTCTACGCCATTGTCGAGCCGCAGGAGCGGTTCCGCGACATGGCGGACTTCACGGCCGGCGACCTCGTGTGCATGAGCCCGGCGCTGCGTCGCGCGCTGAACGAGAAATACGAGTTCGTCCACCCCGAGAAGCCGGAGATACGTGGCCTCAGCCATATCCTGTGGACGGGCGCGCCACGGCATAAGGAGGCGCATGCCCGCAATGCCGTGTTCTATGGCGACAAGGCGATTGACCGCTCACCCTGCGGCACCGGCACCTCGGCCCGCATGGCGCATTGGGCGGCGCTCGGCCGGCTGAAGATCGGCGACGCCTTCGTGCATGAGAGCATCATCGGCTCGCTGTTCAAGGGCAAGGTCGAAGCTGCCGCCAAGGCCGGCGAGCGCGACGCCATCATTCCCTCGATCGGCGGCTGGGCCCGCACGACCGGCTACAACACCATCTTCATCGACGACCGCGACCCCTTCGCCCATGGCTTCGTGGTGGTCTGA
- a CDS encoding L-alanine-DL-glutamate epimerase, with protein sequence MKITGIKAWQVDLPLKEGRYKWSNDNFVTVFDSTVVAVETDAGVTGYAECCPLGSAYLPAFARGVRTGIEEIGPKLLGLDPTDLGVLNRRMDAALRGHPYVKSPIDIACWDILGKVAGMPVYKLLGGAEQEEVALYRAISQASPDEMAKNIGGYRAQGYTKFQLKVGGDADTDIDRINACRDVLERGDVLIADANTGWTTHEAARIAAAVADVDVYIEQPCPSYEECLSIRRRTVRPFVLDEVVTGPDMLMRGLADDAMDIINLKISKVGGLTKARLMRDICVSAGMPMTIEDTWGCDIVTAAIAHLSRSTPKEFCFSATDFNSYGSVSIAEGAPQRVDGKMTAADRPGLGIEPRFDVLGKPVITIAA encoded by the coding sequence ATGAAGATCACCGGCATCAAGGCCTGGCAAGTCGACCTTCCGCTGAAGGAGGGTCGCTATAAATGGTCGAACGATAATTTCGTCACCGTGTTCGATTCGACGGTGGTTGCCGTCGAGACCGATGCGGGCGTCACCGGCTATGCCGAATGCTGTCCCCTGGGCTCGGCCTATCTGCCGGCCTTCGCACGCGGCGTGCGCACCGGGATCGAGGAGATCGGCCCGAAGCTTCTGGGCCTCGATCCCACCGATCTCGGCGTGCTCAATCGGCGCATGGACGCGGCGCTGCGCGGCCACCCCTATGTGAAATCGCCGATCGACATCGCCTGCTGGGACATCCTCGGCAAGGTCGCCGGCATGCCGGTCTACAAGCTTCTCGGCGGCGCCGAGCAAGAGGAGGTCGCGCTCTACAGGGCGATCTCGCAAGCAAGCCCTGACGAGATGGCGAAGAATATCGGTGGCTATCGGGCGCAGGGCTACACGAAGTTCCAGCTCAAGGTCGGCGGCGACGCCGATACCGACATCGACCGCATCAATGCCTGCCGCGACGTGCTCGAGCGCGGCGATGTGCTGATCGCCGACGCCAATACCGGCTGGACGACGCATGAGGCGGCGCGGATCGCCGCGGCGGTCGCTGACGTCGACGTCTATATCGAGCAGCCTTGCCCGTCGTATGAGGAATGCCTTTCCATTCGCCGTCGAACAGTCCGCCCCTTCGTGCTCGACGAGGTGGTGACCGGCCCCGACATGCTGATGCGCGGGCTCGCGGATGATGCCATGGACATCATCAATTTGAAGATATCGAAGGTCGGCGGGCTGACCAAGGCGAGGCTCATGCGCGATATCTGCGTCAGCGCCGGCATGCCGATGACCATCGAGGACACTTGGGGTTGCGACATCGTCACTGCCGCCATCGCGCATCTTTCGCGCTCGACCCCGAAGGAGTTCTGCTTCTCGGCGACGGATTTCAACAGCTATGGCTCGGTCTCGATCGCGGAAGGCGCGCCGCAAAGGGTCGATGGCAAGATGACCGCCGCCGATCGGCCGGGGCTCGGCATCGAGCCGCGCTTCGATGTGCTCGGCAAGCCCGTCATCACGATCGCTGCCTGA
- a CDS encoding Proline racemase, which yields MRTTKIIHVVGCHAEGEVGDVIVGGVAPPPGASVWEQSRFIATDEHLRNFVLNEPRGGVFRHVNLLVPSKDPRAQMGWIVMEPEDTPPMSGSNSICVSTVLLDSGILPMQEPQTRLTLEAPGGLIEVVADCRDGKAERITVRNLPSFADKLDAKLEVENLGTLTVDTAYGGDSFVIVDAKALGFAIRPDEAKDIAEMGMRITRAANEQLGFHHPGNIGWDHISFCQMAAPLVRDGDVWSGANAVAIRPGKIDRSPCGTGCSARMAVLHARGILKTGDRFIGRSIIGSRFDCRVEDETSINGHKGIVPSISGRAWITGTKQLMQDPSDPWPEGYRLSDTWPKMGR from the coding sequence ATGCGGACCACCAAAATCATTCATGTCGTCGGCTGCCATGCCGAAGGGGAAGTCGGCGACGTCATCGTGGGCGGTGTAGCTCCCCCGCCCGGCGCAAGCGTTTGGGAGCAATCGCGCTTCATCGCGACCGATGAGCATCTGCGCAATTTCGTTCTCAACGAGCCGCGCGGCGGCGTCTTCCGCCATGTGAATCTGCTGGTGCCGTCGAAGGATCCTCGTGCCCAGATGGGCTGGATCGTCATGGAGCCCGAAGACACGCCGCCGATGTCGGGCTCGAACTCGATCTGCGTGTCGACCGTGCTGCTCGATAGCGGCATCCTGCCGATGCAGGAGCCGCAGACGCGCCTCACTCTCGAGGCTCCGGGCGGCCTCATCGAGGTGGTGGCCGATTGCCGCGACGGCAAGGCGGAGCGCATCACGGTGCGTAACCTGCCGTCCTTCGCCGACAAGCTCGACGCGAAGCTCGAAGTCGAGAATCTGGGCACGCTGACGGTCGACACGGCCTATGGTGGCGATAGCTTCGTCATCGTCGACGCCAAGGCCCTTGGCTTCGCCATCCGGCCCGATGAAGCGAAGGACATCGCCGAGATGGGCATGCGCATCACGCGGGCCGCCAATGAGCAGCTGGGTTTCCATCATCCCGGCAATATCGGCTGGGACCATATCTCCTTCTGCCAGATGGCGGCGCCGCTCGTGCGGGACGGCGATGTCTGGTCGGGCGCCAACGCGGTCGCCATCCGTCCGGGGAAGATAGACCGCTCGCCTTGCGGCACGGGCTGCTCGGCCCGCATGGCCGTGCTGCACGCGCGCGGCATCTTGAAGACGGGCGATCGCTTCATCGGGCGCTCCATCATCGGCTCGCGCTTCGATTGCCGCGTCGAGGACGAAACCTCGATCAACGGCCATAAGGGAATCGTGCCGTCGATCTCAGGGAGGGCCTGGATCACCGGAACCAAGCAATTGATGCAGGATCCGTCCGACCCATGGCCGGAAGGCTATCGTCTGTCGGATACCTGGCCCAAGATGGGGCGGTGA
- a CDS encoding Pimeloyl-ACP methyl ester carboxylesterase has protein sequence MGLISQLPITEHMAKGQNHSSFYLACGAADAPLIIFVHGWPELSISWRHQLPLFATLGFRAIAPDMRGYGRSTIHSRHEDYALENTVSDMLHLLDSLGRDRALWVGHDWGSPVVWSLASHHPVRCAGVANLCVPYFPKGFSPHGVMPLVDRAIYPEEQFPAGQWDYQLDYEENFERARAGFEADVGSTVRALFRRGDPAHVERPARTATIRRDGGWFGGLGRAPDVPMDSTVLTDVDYCAYVSALERNGFFGPDSWYMNAAPNTAYAIKAVENGRLSLPVLFLHAAYDAVCQTVNSRLADPMRASCANLTEVIVQSGHWMAQEQPVAVNRALVKFIADKLPELLG, from the coding sequence ATGGGATTGATTAGCCAGCTTCCGATTACCGAACACATGGCGAAGGGCCAAAACCACAGCTCGTTCTATCTGGCCTGTGGCGCAGCCGATGCGCCGCTGATCATCTTCGTGCATGGATGGCCTGAATTATCGATCAGCTGGCGTCATCAATTGCCACTTTTCGCCACTTTGGGCTTCCGCGCCATCGCGCCCGACATGCGCGGCTATGGGCGCTCGACGATCCACTCGCGGCATGAGGATTACGCGCTGGAAAATACCGTGTCCGACATGCTCCATCTGCTCGATTCCCTCGGCCGGGACCGAGCCCTTTGGGTCGGCCATGATTGGGGAAGCCCGGTCGTTTGGAGCCTCGCCAGCCACCATCCGGTTCGCTGTGCGGGAGTGGCCAATCTCTGCGTGCCGTATTTTCCGAAGGGGTTCTCGCCACACGGGGTCATGCCGCTCGTCGATCGCGCCATCTATCCGGAAGAGCAATTCCCGGCCGGCCAATGGGACTATCAACTCGACTACGAGGAGAATTTCGAGCGCGCCCGTGCAGGCTTCGAGGCCGATGTCGGAAGCACGGTGCGGGCCCTGTTCCGCCGTGGCGATCCGGCGCATGTGGAAAGGCCGGCGCGCACCGCAACCATCCGCCGCGACGGAGGCTGGTTCGGAGGCCTCGGCCGGGCGCCGGACGTGCCGATGGACTCCACGGTCCTGACGGATGTCGATTATTGCGCCTATGTGTCGGCGCTCGAGCGCAACGGCTTCTTCGGTCCGGATTCCTGGTACATGAACGCTGCGCCAAACACGGCCTACGCCATCAAAGCCGTCGAGAACGGCCGGTTGTCATTGCCGGTCCTGTTCCTGCACGCCGCCTATGATGCCGTCTGCCAGACTGTGAATTCAAGGCTTGCCGATCCGATGCGGGCGTCGTGCGCGAATCTCACCGAGGTGATTGTCCAATCGGGACATTGGATGGCACAGGAGCAGCCGGTCGCCGTGAACCGGGCGCTGGTGAAATTCATCGCCGACAAGCTGCCGGAGCTGCTCGGCTAA